A stretch of the Ostrea edulis chromosome 9, xbOstEdul1.1, whole genome shotgun sequence genome encodes the following:
- the LOC125659403 gene encoding LHFPL tetraspan subfamily member 6 protein-like, giving the protein MTRLSGIGVFWALLSLLAAIGASFGFYMPYWLKGQLNDIPVYFGVFRRCNYPRRTLDGAFEMVEQCGRYSSFSDIPSLWWQVATVAVGAGCGLAVLIALIAILAICIRGIVSPFIARIAGVLQMCSGLLVGGGVAIYPHGWTSEEVQQACGNLSSSYKFGTCTFYWAFYLTAGGAALTLFAAMFSCCASTPKRDRPYADV; this is encoded by the exons ATGACCAGGCTCTCAGGAATAGGGGTTTTCTGGGCTTTGTTGTCCCTTCTGGCCGCGATAGGGGCCAGTTTTGGATTTTACATGCCTTACTGGTTGAAAGGACAGCTGAACGATATACCGGTGTATTTCGGTGTGTTCAGGCGCTGTAACTACCCGCGAAGAACCTTAGATGGTGCATTTGAAATGGTGGAGCAATGTGGACGATATTCGAGTTTCAGTGATATTCCCAGCTTATGGTGGCAAGTGGCTACCGTAGCGGTGGGGGCCGGATGTGGACTGGCTGTCCTAATAGCCTTAATTGCTATATTGGCGATTTGTATCAGGGGAATAGTTTCACCTTTTATTGCTAGGATTGCAGGTGTTTTACAGATGTGTTCGG GTTTGCTTGTAGGGGGAGGTGTTGCTATTTACCCGCACGGTTGGACCAGTGAAGAGGTTCAGCAAGCATGCGGGAACCTGTCCAGTTCCTATAAATTTG GAACCTGCACATTCTATTGGGCATTTTACTTAACGGCAGGGGGAGCCGCCCTCACATTGTTCGCCGCCATGTTTTCTTGCTGTGCTAGCACACCCAAAAGGGACCGACCGTATGCCGACGTGTAG